Below is a genomic region from Helianthus annuus cultivar XRQ/B chromosome 2, HanXRQr2.0-SUNRISE, whole genome shotgun sequence.
AAATCAAATCCAAATTGATTTCTCTAACTCTTTAATGTTTAGACTCGTTCATTCGTCTTAACTTTCTTTATGTCATGTGTCCAATCTTCATCTTATCGTAGATGTAGACGGACCCATAAACCGAAGGTTAATTGTCCGTCATACTCCAACATTATAATATCAATGAACCTGACAAACCAGTTGGGTTGTGACCACACATGGATCATGCAAAGAATGTCATGATACAGAAAGATATAATTATATAAGATGAAGCCTCTTAAGTCATATTCAGGAATATATTATGAAAGACAACCCATTTTTCcaatatgcatatatatatatatatatatatatatatatatgtattatattataatataaagaCATTGGTTATGTTATATTTGATATAGATGGaattgtgaggttaaattgcgAAAGAcgaaaacttttgggttaaaagtaaaaaaatcaaataggtttgggttaaaagtgaaagatcaagtttttttttttttttttttttttggaaaatccCCTAAGCATTGGGTACACCCACTCTATGCATACAATTGTCGAAAATTTATTGTATGGAAATGGAAATGTGTTATGATATTGTTGGTTGGATATAGAGAGAATGAAATGACATCATATTGGAGATTACACTCTTGAAACGAAATATATTAGGGGATGTAAATTCATATTGGGACTGAATAAAGCTGGTATCGAAAACTTAGTATCAGAGACTACTTTTGAGTCTCCGAAGAAACATATTAGGGAGTGATAAATAAGAATATTGGAGACGGAAAACATTTATTATGAGATACTGATTTTCAGTCTCATAAAAACATATTAAGGACTAAAATAACATGCTTACAATTTTAAATATGTGATATACTTTGTTATGCCTACGTTTACAAAAAAGAAACACAATCAACAGTACATACATGGCACATGACAAATATTAGGCTTCCTACATACAATCTAGATTTTTATGTCATAGTGTCGGTTGGTTGAAGACTTGCACACCTTGTGTAAAGAACTGTACAATTAACCATTGCCTATGTAAATATAGGTGAAATATTTTTAACTAGCTGGTCCATTTTGGATTACTTGCATATGTTTCATGACCTTTAAttgtttattttaaaaatatgttGTACATCTTTTACTAGTTTGCTATGGGGATTtgactaggggtgcaaacgagacAAGCTTGTCTTATTTATGAGAGCTCGTGCTCGAGCGAATATCGGTTCGAACtatggatgagcatttggtaccggtaccgaaccggttaTATTTAGTACTGGTacccattttttttttcatttttcagtaccggtacccgTTTTCCTGCTGTTTGGCACCGGTACCCATTTGATTCGTAAGTAATACAAATTATCATAATGGATGATAAAAAAGTTGGAATATACTTTGatataattttgatttttttataggGCAATGGCCGTGTATGCTTCACGAAGTGGTGCCAACATATGGATTAAACTCATCTGGATTAACGCTAGGGTAAGCACTTAATCCTTTATTTAAATTGTGGTTGTAATGATATTGTAAATATTGAAACCCTTTAGTTTAAACTTAAGTTGCCATGGTTTCACATTTCTTGATATTTTTAATTGTGCAGTGTCCACGTCAGCCAGGAGGTACTGAATGCGGCTACTATGTGATGAAGTTCATGAAGGAGATAGCTTACGAAGGAGTTGAAATACTTGACAATGATAACGTAAGTTTAGGTATATTTTAGTCTGAATATTAGAGAAATATGTACCCATTTGATTTGTAAGTAATACAAATTATCATAATGGATGATAAAAGAGTTGGAATATACTTTGAtataattttgattttttatagGGCAATGGTCGTGTATGCTTCACGAAGTGGTGCCAACATAAGGATTAAACTCATCTGGATTAACGCTAGGGTAAGCACTTAATCCTTTATTTAAATTGTGGTTGTAATGATATTGTAAATATTGAAACCCTTTAGTTTAAACTTAATTCGCAATGGTTTCACATTTCTTGATATTTTTAATTGTATAGTGTCCACGTCAGCTAGGAGGTACTGGATGCGGCTACTATGTGATGAAGTTCTTGAAGGAGATAGCTTACGAAGGAGTTGAAATACTTGACAATGATAATGTAAGTTGAGGCATATTTTAGTCTATATATTCTACAAATATGTACTTAAATTCATATATTAGGATTAAATTCTGATTTTtaagatttattttatttaattgttgtcTCAGGTTGGGAAAGGAGTAGAAGAATACTCGGCTGCGGATATGGATGGCATTCGTGAAGATTGGTCGACTTATGCGGTTAACTCTATTTTTAAGTTATAAATCGTATTTTAGGTGTTGATAATGTATTGACAAACAATTCTTTTTTTGTTAACGTTAAAATATTTGTAGTATACTTGACAAATGATTATGTAATGgattatttttgtatatatatgtgtgtatttgttttatgaaaaagattcattgtttttgttattatacATGTATTCAGGGCAAAttagtaattttataaaaaaaaattatactatTAAAAGCATGACATGCGTAACTGAATGTCATACGTATGTGTCATAAATGCTTGTCATGAACGTGTGTCATTAAAAAGTGTCATAAAATGAGTGTCATGAATTTGTGTCATTAAAAGGTGTCATAAAATGAGTGTCATAAAATGAGTGTCATTAATGTGTGTCATGAATGCGTGTCATTAAATGTGTAtcataaaaacatgacacacaaaTGCATGTCATGTTAATTTTATGACTCCTCAATCAACGACTCGCATTTGCGTGTCATAAAGACCCTTTTATGACACGCAATGCATGTCAAGAAAGATGTTTTTTCTAGTAGTGTATATTTGCGTTCTTATCATCCCGGAGTGTTGAAATGTTATCATATTGGGACGGCAACTATATCTTCGGGCAGTATTCTAGCGACAACTGGGGGCACGAAAGCGTTCCGGTAACAGTTATTAGCTtaaatgttttaattacttgttgttttagtttattatttactcatgatgatacggttgtctattttggaggagtctggcgttcccgattctaatgagcaagaggaggttgtgtctagtatacaaggaaaacaaaacagCCCGTTTCTAGATTTGAACAAACATCCTCCTATTGATGAAACAGCCCCTGTAGATGACTCATACCATGCTGGTGGATACGGAGGaaacggtggatacggaggaaacggtggatacggaggagacggtggatacggaggagacagtggatacggaggagacagtggatatggtggatatggtggatacggtggatacggaaGAGACGGTGATCATCAGCAATTCATTTCCCCGGGCACTCCTTACATTCATCAAAACAATCcggacgttggaggatatggtggttatggtggatatGGTAGATATGGTAGTGAGGCACCTCCCATCCTGGACAGTCCGTACTTAAAAAAGCAagtataaatttttttattattaatattttattattattattattattaatattttattattattattattttattattattattttattattattattttattattattattattattaatattgtcgATGTTACAGGTTTTCAACTTTTTAGATGAACTAAAGAAACGGATACAAGAAATAGCAAACGCGGATGGTTTCGTTATTGTCACCCGTCGATCAAAGAAAATCGGGGGAAGAACCGGGAGGGTATGGCTTGAATGTGATCGTGGTGGTGAGCACCAGACTACAGCAACACTTAGAAATGCTGGAAGCAAAAAAACCGGTTGCCCGTTTTACCTGCTGGCTGTCCGAAACCACCCGTATGAAACCTGGGAGATAAAAGACGGAATAATTGAACATAACCACGAACTTTGTGAGGACCTGTCGGCCCACGCGTTTGTGCGAAGGTTTACTCCAAGCGAAATGAAATTGATCGAACAGCTGACAGCTCAAAACATAGAGCCGCGTAAAATATTTCAAACGTTAAGGAAGCAGGACCCCGACAGGTTTCATGTTCAGAAAGACGTTCAAAACGTTGTGGCGAAGATTAGAGCCGAACAAAGACAAGGATTGACTACCATGCAGTCACTAGAAAGCATGCTGATAAACAACGACTTTATTTACGAGACACGGGAGGAACCCGGAACAGAGATCGTAACAGAGATCTTCTTTCTTCATCGGTATTCGAGAGacatgtggcgtgcattcccccaCGTCATGCTGATCGATGCGACGTACAAAACAAACATATACAATATGCCATTTATCCAGATTGTTGGTGTGACGCCTACCAACAAATCGTTTATTATCGCGCATGCCGTTGTTAGTAAAGAACAGGGTGATAACTTTGTGTGGGTGCTTGAGAGGGTCAAGTCAATGTTGGATGATTGTATGGAgccacgtgtgattttaacggatAGAGACCTAGCCCTTATGGGCGCGTGTGCTAAAGTATTTCCAGACGCCTACAGGCTTCTTTGCAGGTGGCACATACAACAAAATGTTATGAAGCACTGCAAGGGTGCCTTCACAGACGAAGACTGGGAGAAATTTTTGTCATTCTGGGGGACATTGATTGAGTCTCCATCCATACCCATCTACGAGTACCACTTGCGCAACATGCGAAAGCGACTTGTGGAGTGCAAACGTTCTAGTAAGTTTTTCTAATAACATACGACTCACCTatgcaaattttattaaattatttttactttttaggagTCTTCAATTGCGTGTACGATAACTGGCTAAAAGACTATAAGGAGATGTTCGTCTTTGCGTGGACTGATAAGAGGCGCAACTTTGGTAATCGTACCACAAACCGAGTTGAGAGCCAACACGCCAACTTAAAGAGATACGTCCTAGATAGGAGCTCGCTGGACCATGTAGTTGGTTGTGTCCGAGATATAGTTGAGACACAGTTCGGTGAAATA
It encodes:
- the LOC110896557 gene encoding protein FAR-RED IMPAIRED RESPONSE 1-like codes for the protein MVDTVDTEETVIISNSFPRALLTFIKTIRTLEDMVVMVDMVFNFLDELKKRIQEIANADGFVIVTRRSKKIGGRTGRVWLECDRGGEHQTTATLRNAGSKKTGCPFYLLAVRNHPYETWEIKDGIIEHNHELCEDLSAHAFVRRFTPSEMKLIEQLTAQNIEPRKIFQTLRKQDPDRFHVQKDVQNVVAKIRAEQRQGLTTMQSLESMLINNDFIYETREEPGTEIVTEIFFLHRYSRDMWRAFPHVMLIDATYKTNIYNMPFIQIVGVTPTNKSFIIAHAVVSKEQGDNFVWVLERVKSMLDDCMEPRVILTDRDLALMGACAKVFPDAYRLLCRWHIQQNVMKHCKGAFTDEDWEKFLSFWGTLIESPSIPIYEYHLRNMRKRLVECKRSRVFNCVYDNWLKDYKEMFVFAWTDKRRNFGNRTTNRVESQHANLKRYVLDRSSLDHVVGCVRDIVETQFGEIRKTFRESIEKRMNHHKHPMFQHLLGKVSHTALDLSRGEAIRKLDVLERFHSSCGCQMWYSCGLPCACRIEKASEDIDVFWRKLNFQSCKLIDDNVDVVEELNIVRQQLESHPPAQQKSLMSKIKAVLTPKKSTKKPPVVQQNTRGRPTTKQVQQRLDEASRIDE